From a region of the Constantimarinum furrinae genome:
- a CDS encoding DUF4292 domain-containing protein has protein sequence MKLKRLFVLVAVAMLSACGGGKGINGSSSAKSELAVKTIIASHENAEPDFNTMAARVQVVYEDEEKLQSITVSLRMEKDKTIWVKASLLGITLAKVLITPTKVSYYETISNTYFDGDFALLSAWLGTEIDFHKAQAILLGQSIFELSPVVYKSSVEQNRYKLQPKTQPQNFIHSLLLLPSNFKVASETLSQPSDGRILSVRYGEYQNIDGGYYPSEIQIDASENDSKTKIEVNYKKIDLNVSISFPFTIPNGYEEIQL, from the coding sequence ATGAAATTAAAGAGATTGTTTGTCTTGGTTGCAGTGGCAATGCTATCTGCTTGTGGAGGTGGTAAAGGAATTAACGGGTCTTCTTCAGCAAAGAGCGAATTAGCGGTTAAAACTATTATTGCTTCTCACGAAAATGCGGAACCCGATTTCAATACCATGGCAGCGCGTGTTCAGGTGGTTTACGAGGATGAGGAAAAGCTTCAGAGTATAACGGTGAGCCTTCGTATGGAAAAGGATAAGACCATTTGGGTGAAGGCATCACTACTGGGAATTACTTTGGCTAAAGTCCTTATTACACCTACCAAAGTGAGTTACTATGAAACGATCTCAAACACTTATTTCGATGGCGATTTTGCGCTCTTAAGTGCGTGGTTAGGTACTGAAATTGATTTCCATAAAGCGCAGGCCATCTTGTTAGGGCAGTCAATTTTCGAGCTCAGTCCTGTTGTTTATAAAAGTAGTGTAGAACAGAACAGGTACAAGCTTCAACCGAAAACCCAACCCCAAAACTTTATACATTCCCTTCTATTACTACCAAGTAATTTTAAAGTTGCTTCTGAAACCCTTTCTCAGCCTTCAGACGGCAGAATTCTTTCGGTACGATATGGAGAATATCAGAATATCGACGGGGGGTATTATCCTTCAGAAATACAGATTGACGCTTCAGAAAATGACAGTAAAACTAAGATTGAAGTAAATTATAAGAAGATCGATCTCAATGTTTCTATAAGTTTTCCGTTTACGATACCAAATGGATATGAAGAAATTCAGTTATAG
- a CDS encoding tetratricopeptide repeat protein: MKKKQIYLLLFFGIFFLTHPVWAQEGEEPMDDLGNVSDAFQENFFEALKQKGIENYELALEALGRAERAADKNLENEAVVYFEMGKNLTQLKRYDEAESNFKKVIASQGNRIDVLEALYDLYYVEHDYESAIPLVQTLIEYDPDYKEDLANLYSRTKQYDKALAVLDELDELWGESDYRDALRSQIYRKTGNTEGAIENLQDKIDLNPKNEKDQLKLIFLYSEQGDQERAFTAAKELLKNQPTSTLVHLALYKFYLEDGNTDEALKSMKIVFSSSAVEEENKYKVLADFIQFVNANPTYESELEGVVASFSEKRGGKVYEQLGTYYLQKGDKGNALSFFEQGVAKDLDNFNLLKSTLLLQIEAGKFMEAAKLSESGLEIFPAQALLYLINGVANVNLKNTDTAIESLESGVDYLLDDPKMEKDFYEQLSIAYTMKGDSKKADAFAKRASDIKLTN; the protein is encoded by the coding sequence GTGAAAAAGAAACAAATATACCTGCTTTTATTCTTCGGAATTTTTTTTCTGACCCATCCGGTTTGGGCTCAGGAAGGAGAGGAACCTATGGATGATCTCGGGAATGTGTCTGATGCTTTTCAGGAGAATTTTTTTGAAGCCTTAAAGCAAAAAGGCATTGAAAATTATGAACTCGCTTTGGAGGCACTTGGCAGAGCAGAACGTGCGGCAGATAAAAATCTAGAAAATGAAGCTGTTGTATACTTCGAAATGGGAAAAAATCTTACCCAATTAAAACGCTACGATGAAGCAGAATCGAATTTTAAGAAGGTGATCGCTTCTCAAGGCAACAGAATCGATGTACTGGAAGCGCTTTATGATCTTTATTACGTAGAGCATGATTACGAGAGTGCAATACCTTTGGTGCAAACCTTAATAGAATATGATCCCGATTATAAAGAAGATCTCGCCAATCTATATTCCCGAACAAAACAATATGATAAGGCGCTGGCAGTTCTTGATGAACTCGACGAGCTTTGGGGTGAAAGTGATTACCGGGATGCATTGAGGTCTCAGATCTACCGTAAAACAGGAAATACAGAAGGAGCTATTGAAAACCTTCAGGATAAAATTGACCTTAACCCAAAAAATGAAAAGGACCAGCTCAAGTTAATCTTTTTATACAGTGAGCAGGGAGATCAGGAAAGAGCCTTTACTGCTGCCAAAGAACTTCTTAAAAATCAGCCTACTTCTACATTGGTTCACCTCGCTTTGTATAAATTTTACCTTGAAGATGGAAATACAGACGAGGCACTAAAGTCTATGAAGATCGTTTTTTCCTCTTCGGCAGTAGAAGAAGAGAATAAATATAAAGTTCTTGCAGATTTTATTCAGTTTGTGAATGCAAATCCGACATATGAGAGTGAGTTGGAAGGTGTGGTGGCATCATTTTCAGAAAAGCGAGGAGGAAAGGTTTACGAGCAACTGGGAACCTATTACCTTCAAAAGGGAGATAAAGGCAACGCACTTAGCTTTTTTGAACAAGGCGTTGCAAAGGATTTGGATAATTTCAATTTGCTTAAGAGTACGTTGTTACTTCAAATTGAAGCGGGAAAATTTATGGAAGCCGCCAAACTTAGTGAGTCCGGGCTCGAGATTTTTCCGGCTCAGGCTTTGTTGTATCTTATTAATGGGGTGGCGAATGTCAACCTTAAAAATACGGATACAGCGATAGAAAGTCTGGAATCCGGAGTAGATTATTTACTGGATGACCCGAAAATGGAAAAGGATTTCTACGAACAACTGTCTATTGCATATACGATGAAAGGCGACTCAAAAAAGGCCGATGCATTTGCAAAAAGGGCATCGGATATAAAACTCACAAATTGA
- a CDS encoding nucleotidyltransferase family protein — MKIIVPMAGRGSRLRPHTLTIPKPLIPVAGKPIVHRLVEDIAGILEEDIEEIAFILGDPAFFGDDVVASLKELATNLGATPSIYRQLDPKGTGHAIMCAEDSLSGPAVIAYADTLIRADFNLDKEADSVIWTKKVENPQAYGVVKLNERNEIVELVEKPETFVSDQAVIGIYYFKQVEVLKRELQYVLDHNIINGGEYQINDGIKRMMASGRVFKTGTVDEWMDCGNKEVTVETNRRMLGFLADSGEQLVSEDITKEHSTVIAPSFIAAGVKLVNATVGPYASIGSGTIIEDSSVKNSIIQSHSVVKNATLDNAMIGNYATFDGNFTNVSIGDYCELK, encoded by the coding sequence ATGAAAATAATTGTCCCAATGGCCGGTCGTGGTTCACGATTACGCCCACACACGTTAACGATCCCCAAGCCGTTAATTCCGGTTGCCGGTAAACCAATTGTTCACAGATTGGTGGAAGATATCGCCGGAATTCTAGAAGAGGATATCGAAGAGATCGCATTTATTCTAGGTGACCCTGCTTTTTTTGGAGACGATGTGGTGGCGAGTTTAAAAGAACTTGCAACCAATCTGGGGGCCACGCCAAGTATCTATCGTCAATTAGACCCTAAAGGTACCGGTCACGCCATTATGTGTGCCGAAGACAGCCTGTCAGGACCGGCGGTGATCGCCTATGCCGATACTTTAATTAGAGCCGATTTCAATCTTGATAAGGAAGCCGACAGTGTGATCTGGACTAAAAAGGTGGAGAATCCACAAGCCTATGGGGTGGTAAAACTAAACGAACGAAATGAGATCGTTGAATTAGTCGAAAAGCCTGAAACCTTTGTTAGTGATCAGGCGGTAATTGGAATTTATTATTTTAAGCAGGTTGAAGTACTGAAAAGGGAACTTCAGTATGTTCTAGACCACAACATTATAAATGGTGGGGAATACCAGATCAATGACGGAATAAAACGTATGATGGCATCGGGAAGGGTTTTTAAAACCGGTACGGTTGATGAGTGGATGGATTGTGGGAATAAGGAAGTTACGGTGGAAACTAATAGGCGAATGTTGGGATTTTTGGCCGACAGCGGCGAACAGTTGGTTTCTGAAGATATTACCAAAGAACACTCAACTGTTATAGCCCCATCCTTTATAGCAGCCGGGGTAAAACTTGTAAATGCCACCGTTGGACCCTATGCATCCATTGGATCGGGCACAATAATTGAGGATAGCAGCGTTAAAAATAGTATAATACAGTCACACTCAGTAGTTAAAAATGCTACTTTAGACAATGCAATGATAGGCAACTACGCAACATTTGACGGTAATTTTACAAATGTAAGTATTGGGGATTATTGCGAATTGAAATAA